A single window of Rana temporaria chromosome 1, aRanTem1.1, whole genome shotgun sequence DNA harbors:
- the UTP15 gene encoding U3 small nucleolar RNA-associated protein 15 homolog: MSGYKPVAIPSYPKLGEKITQDTLYWRRYKTPVQIKEFGAVTKVDFSPTQPINYAVTSSTRIHIYGQYSQEPIKTFSRFKDTAYCGTYREDGRLLAAGCENSVVQLFDINGKAALRQYSGHSKAVHVVDFMSDKYRIVSGSDDYSSKIWDIPNGTEISSYQEHTDYVRCGCASKLSDDLFVTGSYDHTVKVFDTRTETSVMSMDHEHPVESVLLFPSEGLLVSAGGRYVKVWDMLKGGQLLVSLRNHHKTVTTLSLSSSGQRLLSGSLDRHVKIYSTMNYKVVHSFDYAASILTLALAPDDDMIVVGMTNGVLNIKHRKPEERKLNELPARKHPRYRVFVRGKDYMPKQDDVVISKPVKKRIRKYDRLLRGFQVSAALDAVLETNVRNGTPEVTVAVMNEIHRRGTLNNALAGRDEKQLTSILTFLIKNVVDPRFSTILINVAEQVIDIYSSVINQSSVIDKLFLRLQDTLEKEINYQEELLEVLGMMDTLFATMTSKKETISGGTKSLIPGQKTSTAITSSS; this comes from the exons atgtcgGGATACAAACCTGTTGCCATTCCATCGTACCCTAAGCTTGGGGAAAAGATAACACAAGATACGTTGTACTGGAGACGCTATAAG ACTCCTGTTCAGATCAAAGAATTTGGTGCAGTAACGAAAGTAGACTTTTCACCTACCCAGCCTATAAATTATGCTGTCACATCATCCACACGG ATCCATATTTATGGGCAGTATTCTCAAGAACCTATAAAAACCTTCTCCCGCTTCAAAGACACAGCTTATTGTGGGACCTACAGAGAAGATGGGAGATTACTTGCTGCTGGCTGTGAAAACAGCGTTGTTCAGCTTTTCGATATCAATGGAAAGGCCGCTCTCAGACAGTACTCCGGACACAGCAA AGCTGTACATGTTGTGGATTTCATGTCAGACAAGTATCGGATTGTATCGGGCTCTGATGACTATTCATCCAAGATCTGGGATATTCCAAACGGCACTGAAATCTCTTCCTACCAAGAGCACACAGACTATGTGCGCTGCGGCTGTGCTAGTAAACTTAGTGATGATTTGTTTGTCACAG GTTCTTACGATCACACAGTAAAAGTATTTGATACCCGGACAGAAACGAGTGTGATGAGCATGGACCACGAGCATCCAGTGGAGAgtgttcttctcttcccttctgagGGGCTTCTTGTCTCTGCAG GTGGTCGATATGTGAAAGTGTGGGACATGCTGAAGGGTGGACAGTTACTGGTGTCCCTGAGAAACCATCACAAGACGGTCACCACTCTGTCTCTCAGCAGTTCCGGACAAAGGCTGCTCTCTGGATCATTAGACAG GCATGTCAAGATTTACAGCACAATGAATTATAAAGTAGTTCATAGCTTTGACTATGCTGCCTCCATTTTGACTCTTGCATTGGCG CCTGACGATGATATGATTGTGGTGGGAATGACAAACGGAGTGCTCAATATCAAACACCGGAAGCCCGAAGAGAGGAAACTAAATGAGCTTCCAGCCAGGAAACATCCGAGATACAGAGTGTTTGTGAGGGGCAAGGACTATATGCCAAAACAG GACGACGTTGTTATCAGTAAGCCAGTAAAGAAGCGCATAAGAAAATATGACAGGCTGCTCAGAGGTTTCCAGGTATCTGCGGCACTCGATGCTGTTTTGGAG ACCAATGTTCGAAATGGAACCCCAGAGGTGACAGTGGCTGTAATGAATGAAATTCACAGAAGAGGAACCCTTAACAATGCTCTGGCAGGAAGAGATGAGAAACAGTTGACTTCCATACTGACCTTTCTCATAAA aaatGTGGTAGATCCCCGCTTCTCCACAATACTGATAAATGTAGCAGAACAAGTTATTG ATATTTATTCATCTGTAATCAACCAGTCATCTGTAATCGACAAACTATTCCTGAGACTCCAAGACACTCTAGAAAAGGAAATCAATTACCAAGAAGAACTTCTGGAAGTGTTGGGAATGATGGACACTCTCTTTGCAACTATGACAAGTAAAAAGGAAACCATTTCTGGGGGGACCAAATCGTTAATTCCTGGGCAGAAAACCTCAACAGCCATAACCTCTTCATCTTGA